Proteins encoded by one window of Deinococcus sedimenti:
- a CDS encoding PadR family transcriptional regulator: MNAREQLRLLILAVLDRQPEHGYAIAQAINTRSEGLLRAREGTLYPALHALEAEGLIESHEHEVAGRTRREYCLTDRGRAALARTRRDWQAQVSAVQAVLGGNA, from the coding sequence ATGAACGCCCGCGAGCAACTCCGCCTGCTCATCCTGGCCGTCCTCGACCGCCAGCCCGAACACGGCTACGCCATCGCCCAGGCCATCAACACCCGCAGCGAAGGTCTGCTGCGCGCCCGCGAAGGCACCCTCTACCCCGCCCTGCACGCCCTCGAAGCCGAGGGGCTCATCGAGAGCCACGAACACGAGGTCGCGGGCCGCACCCGCCGCGAATACTGCCTGACCGACAGGGGCCGCGCCGCGCTGGCCCGCACCCGCCGCGACTGGCAGGCCCAGGTCAGCGCCGTACAGGCGGTGCTGGGCGGCAACGCATGA
- a CDS encoding HAAS signaling domain-containing protein has translation MTLNDWLDVALRDLAPAARDRMTAEYHAHVQDAMHSGLTEPEAVATLGDPEQVNRALRRTQLTVQDERWLRHLTSPGTRTRRESRLVLWVLPLALPVWAYLLHLIFALDTHWAWLTATGIVGTVTLTLIADLHTGDTLHAAVRSTWRGMTLFAGLLLVLLVAPWPTPLSPRVQLFLLGGLALLALASWRLSRLPHKLKGGQV, from the coding sequence ATGACCCTGAACGACTGGCTGGACGTCGCCCTGCGCGACCTCGCCCCCGCCGCGCGGGACCGCATGACCGCCGAGTACCACGCGCACGTGCAGGACGCCATGCACAGCGGGCTGACCGAACCCGAAGCCGTCGCCACGCTGGGCGACCCCGAGCAGGTCAACCGCGCGCTGCGGCGCACCCAGTTGACCGTGCAGGACGAACGGTGGTTGCGTCACCTGACCTCGCCGGGAACGCGAACACGGCGCGAATCACGACTGGTTCTCTGGGTACTGCCGCTCGCCCTGCCCGTCTGGGCGTACTTGCTGCACCTGATCTTCGCGTTGGATACGCACTGGGCTTGGCTGACGGCAACAGGGATCGTTGGGACAGTCACGCTGACCCTGATCGCCGACCTGCACACGGGCGACACCCTGCACGCAGCTGTCCGCTCGACCTGGCGTGGCATGACCCTGTTCGCGGGGCTACTGCTCGTGTTGCTGGTCGCCCCGTGGCCCACACCCCTGTCACCTCGCGTGCAGTTGTTCCTGCTGGGCGGGCTGGCACTGCTCGCTCTGGCTTCCTGGCGACTGTCCAGACTGCCGCACAAACTCAAGGGTGGACAGGTATGA
- a CDS encoding HAAS signaling domain-containing protein, whose amino-acid sequence MTLNDWLDVALRDLAPAAWDRMTAEYHAHVQDAMHSGLTEPEAVATLGDPAQVNRALRRTYATDEELSNSQGAWMWMFSLLVVTSYAAVTLWLVRPEAATGPLVALLLAPLIWLLVRREPQPVRNFLLATAGHWIVNFSLWMNWMLQLWRGDAPPSQGLLWFFPVLWLVWMLDAGRRIQRIQRTLKLGDRA is encoded by the coding sequence ATGACCCTGAACGACTGGCTGGACGTCGCGCTGCGCGACCTCGCCCCCGCCGCGTGGGACCGCATGACCGCCGAGTACCACGCTCACGTACAGGACGCCATGCACAGCGGACTGACCGAACCCGAAGCCGTCGCCACCCTGGGCGACCCCGCGCAGGTCAACCGCGCGCTGCGACGCACGTACGCTACGGACGAGGAGCTGAGCAACAGTCAGGGAGCCTGGATGTGGATGTTCTCACTGCTGGTCGTGACCAGCTACGCAGCCGTCACGCTGTGGCTGGTGCGACCCGAAGCGGCTACTGGTCCTCTCGTCGCCCTTCTGCTGGCACCCCTGATCTGGCTGCTGGTGCGACGCGAACCTCAACCCGTCCGGAACTTCCTGCTGGCAACGGCTGGGCACTGGATAGTCAACTTCAGCCTGTGGATGAACTGGATGCTGCAGCTGTGGCGGGGCGACGCTCCTCCGTCCCAGGGACTTCTGTGGTTCTTCCCGGTCCTGTGGCTCGTCTGGATGCTGGATGCTGGGCGCAGGATTCAGCGAATTCAACGCACCCTGAAGCTGGGTGATCGGGCATGA
- a CDS encoding nitroreductase family protein yields MTTLDAAFPPAALTVLDVIRARRTVDIGLLKPDAVPRAVVEAILEAGIWAPNHGRTEPWRFTVFTGAGRARLAEVFAQAYAAGTAPDRDSESALEAQRARAWRAPLWISLELHMPEKPKMPEWEEQAALACAAQNMWLAATAFGLVGKWVSGPVMVSPVAAQALGAPKLLGLLVLGYPAAERHAATRAPLADKVTWVE; encoded by the coding sequence ATGACGACGCTGGACGCTGCTTTTCCCCCCGCTGCCCTGACTGTGCTGGACGTGATCCGTGCGCGCCGCACCGTGGATATCGGTCTGCTGAAACCCGACGCGGTACCGCGTGCGGTGGTGGAAGCCATTCTGGAGGCGGGAATCTGGGCGCCGAATCACGGGCGCACCGAGCCGTGGCGCTTCACGGTGTTCACGGGTGCGGGCCGCGCGCGGCTGGCCGAGGTGTTCGCGCAGGCGTACGCGGCGGGCACCGCGCCGGACCGGGACAGCGAGTCGGCGCTGGAGGCGCAGCGGGCGCGGGCATGGCGGGCGCCGCTGTGGATCAGCCTGGAACTGCACATGCCCGAGAAGCCGAAGATGCCCGAGTGGGAGGAGCAGGCGGCCCTGGCGTGCGCGGCGCAGAACATGTGGCTGGCGGCGACGGCGTTCGGGCTGGTCGGGAAGTGGGTCAGTGGCCCGGTGATGGTCAGTCCGGTGGCGGCGCAGGCGCTGGGCGCGCCGAAGCTGCTGGGCCTGCTGGTGCTGGGCTACCCGGCGGCCGAGCGGCATGCGGCGACCCGCGCGCCGCTGGCGGACAAGGTCACCTGGGTGGAGTGA
- a CDS encoding alpha/beta hydrolase family protein, with the protein MRALLNLTLLGLLAGAGYVAVTQSDALPFRLPWTTADTTPNEPPTSTPDTGGPFQDLSDTALKAAVARNPVSIQSLKAREYPGSTLTVRQTLAPGSTYTRQVVSYQSEGLRINALLTVPRGTPPQRGWPAIVFNHGYIPPDEYRTTERYVAYQDAFARAGFVTLKSDYRGHGSSEGQARGGYDDPGYTVDVLNAAASLRRDPRVNPARLGLWGHSMGGHLSLKAMIVDPSLKAASLWAGVIASYDVLATDWNPPPGEPRTLDAVNRRYLRLLSPNAYLRELNGRPIQLHHGTNDKDVPYSFQKNLADDLRNAGQGVEAYRYDGDNHNLSGNLRMALNRSVQFFRDNL; encoded by the coding sequence GTGCGGGCCCTGCTGAATCTCACCCTGCTGGGCCTGCTGGCTGGCGCCGGGTACGTCGCTGTGACGCAATCTGACGCCCTTCCATTCCGCCTACCCTGGACCACGGCCGACACCACACCCAACGAACCGCCGACTTCCACCCCTGACACGGGCGGCCCCTTTCAGGACCTGAGCGACACGGCCCTGAAGGCCGCCGTGGCCCGCAACCCGGTCAGCATCCAGTCCCTGAAAGCTCGTGAGTACCCGGGCAGCACCCTGACGGTCCGGCAGACCCTGGCGCCGGGCAGCACCTACACCCGGCAGGTCGTGAGTTACCAGTCCGAGGGGCTGCGCATCAACGCGCTGCTGACCGTCCCACGTGGCACGCCTCCGCAGAGAGGCTGGCCCGCCATCGTGTTCAACCACGGGTACATCCCTCCCGACGAGTACCGCACCACCGAACGGTACGTGGCCTACCAGGACGCGTTCGCCCGCGCGGGCTTCGTTACGCTGAAAAGCGACTACCGTGGGCACGGCAGCAGTGAGGGACAGGCGCGCGGCGGGTACGACGACCCCGGCTACACCGTGGACGTCCTGAACGCCGCCGCCAGCCTCAGGCGCGACCCGCGCGTGAACCCCGCCCGGCTGGGCCTGTGGGGTCACAGCATGGGCGGGCATCTGAGTCTGAAAGCCATGATCGTGGACCCCAGCCTGAAAGCCGCGTCCCTGTGGGCGGGCGTGATCGCCAGTTACGACGTCCTGGCGACCGACTGGAACCCACCCCCCGGCGAGCCGCGCACGCTGGACGCCGTCAACCGCCGCTACCTGCGCCTCCTGAGCCCCAACGCGTACCTGCGGGAACTGAACGGGCGGCCCATCCAGCTGCACCACGGCACGAACGACAAGGACGTGCCGTACTCCTTCCAGAAGAACCTCGCGGACGACCTGAGAAACGCCGGGCAGGGCGTCGAGGCGTACCGCTACGACGGCGACAACCACAACCTCTCCGGGAACCTCCGCATGGCGCTGAACCGCAGCGTGCAGTTCTTCAGGGACAACCTGTAA
- a CDS encoding alpha/beta hydrolase family protein, with translation MRSRCVLFLLTGTLVSAATAQSQAALDAVDARKMSIPTARAAFQKGGYPGSALTVRQTLAPGSNYTRQVVSYQSEGLRIGALLTVPRGTPPKGGWPAIVFNHGYVPPNVYRTTERYVAYQDAFARAGFVTLKSDYRGHGSSQGEALGGYYAPGYTTDVLNALSSLKRDPRVNRARIGMWGHSMGGFLSLRAMVIDPTVKAGVIWAGVVGDYDQLMNSWTRRAPVPSSIPQRVLNLRKQAVARYGTPRANPAFWNTLSANTYLRDLGGPVQLHIGTRDEDVPVAFHTALAGQLRPLGKLGGNYVYPGDNHNLSGNLRTALNRSVQFFKDRL, from the coding sequence ATGCGTTCACGTTGTGTTCTCTTTTTGCTGACCGGCACGCTGGTCTCGGCCGCCACTGCTCAGTCGCAGGCGGCCCTGGATGCAGTGGACGCCCGGAAGATGAGCATTCCCACCGCCAGAGCAGCCTTTCAGAAGGGTGGGTATCCCGGGAGCGCCCTGACCGTCCGGCAGACCCTGGCGCCAGGTAGCAATTACACCCGGCAGGTGGTCAGCTATCAGTCCGAGGGGCTGCGCATTGGCGCGCTGCTGACCGTCCCGCGCGGCACACCCCCGAAGGGTGGATGGCCCGCCATCGTGTTCAACCACGGGTACGTTCCTCCCAACGTCTACCGCACCACCGAACGGTATGTGGCCTACCAGGACGCCTTCGCGCGGGCGGGTTTCGTCACGCTGAAGAGCGACTACCGGGGGCACGGCAGCTCACAGGGCGAGGCACTGGGCGGGTACTACGCTCCCGGGTACACCACGGACGTCCTGAATGCCCTGAGCAGCCTGAAACGTGACCCGCGCGTGAACCGGGCCCGGATCGGCATGTGGGGGCACTCCATGGGCGGCTTCCTGAGCCTGCGCGCCATGGTCATCGACCCGACCGTGAAGGCCGGCGTGATCTGGGCGGGCGTTGTGGGCGACTACGACCAGCTGATGAACAGCTGGACGCGCCGGGCCCCCGTGCCGTCCAGCATCCCGCAGAGAGTGCTGAACCTGCGCAAACAGGCCGTTGCCCGGTACGGCACGCCCCGCGCCAACCCGGCCTTCTGGAACACCCTCAGTGCGAACACCTATCTGCGGGACCTGGGCGGCCCTGTTCAACTGCACATCGGGACCCGCGACGAGGACGTACCTGTCGCGTTCCACACGGCGCTGGCCGGGCAGCTGCGTCCCCTGGGCAAACTCGGCGGGAACTACGTGTACCCTGGTGACAACCACAACCTCTCCGGCAACCTGCGCACCGCATTGAACCGCAGCGTGCAGTTCTTCAAGGACCGCCTGTAG
- a CDS encoding Ig-like domain-containing protein, which translates to MKRSTPFALLALTGSLLSACAPQPVPDGVKPTISLTAAPTTVTSAGTVTLSATATDNVGVTKVDFYQGTTLIGSDTTEPYSIASANITSAQNGTLTYRAVASDAAGNTAEATTNVTVNIDVTAPTVSVTADPATLTAAGTVTFTATATSVSGVTKVDFYDNGTLISTDTTAPYSASKAYTAADNGTRTITATATNSAGKATTATTTLKVGIDAAAPTVTLSATPNPVTAAGDVKLTASAQDDVGVTKVEFYNGSTKISEDMTAPYEAVVSVNALMNGQRTYTAVAYDAAGRKTSADTVVTVNITSAAAPLKVTVVDQNIGAPVTGSTVSVYQNGQLLGNITTDASGQLNLSGLPAGSYDLKARKAGMAGSDLYGVMVGTQTPSVQMVQRPAFDTSATTNPATLVVTRADGSPLAGATFTGQLDFRIKTAADSDHVGPIRIVYAQLGRTPGSGGITASPTAANWNYSPKQDALGVVDSGPVTTTGNFTAGFGSAAGEQVYLEIMAVDYNYNYVRHVIPVKLINADAAAQNTVVAPTAAAATAFTLKQEGSWTTPYGAGNDTDAAPNGSGVFVEVRWCYTNTTATAKPFAFDVERSSDGATFSKIGTVGGGASTSCSATNQASRPFAYRDTSAELAAGKTFTYRVVARGTNTAASNTTQTTPLAQFTPTFIAPADESTGVSVNPTFVLGQNQTAIGADGAAYNIRVRDLMTLSGYNLPGSASNALLRVEEGTGATGNGIPVGQSLVFTSTGSVFGKPTTAASVLTDTSGTYVAAKPNLMPVNTTAHTFSMPWNVLVATPLQPLRPYKWELYSGLAYKYAPSEGNRISAYSVFTWPASTDAPVLQTRPVNINWDFITGQ; encoded by the coding sequence ATGAAGCGATCCACTCCGTTCGCCCTGCTGGCCCTCACAGGTTCGCTGCTCAGCGCCTGCGCACCTCAACCCGTGCCCGACGGGGTCAAACCCACCATCAGCCTGACCGCAGCGCCCACCACGGTCACCAGCGCAGGCACCGTAACTCTCTCCGCCACCGCCACGGATAACGTCGGCGTGACCAAAGTCGACTTCTACCAGGGCACCACCCTGATCGGCTCGGACACCACCGAGCCTTACAGCATCGCCAGTGCCAACATCACTTCGGCGCAGAACGGCACGCTGACCTACCGCGCCGTGGCCAGCGACGCCGCCGGCAATACGGCAGAAGCGACCACCAACGTGACCGTCAACATTGACGTCACTGCCCCCACCGTAAGTGTCACCGCAGATCCCGCCACGCTCACCGCTGCCGGCACCGTGACCTTCACGGCGACCGCCACCAGCGTCTCCGGCGTGACGAAAGTCGACTTCTACGACAACGGCACGCTGATCAGCACGGACACCACCGCGCCCTACAGTGCCAGCAAGGCCTACACGGCAGCGGACAACGGCACGCGCACCATCACCGCGACCGCCACCAACAGTGCCGGGAAGGCCACCACCGCCACCACGACGCTGAAAGTCGGCATCGACGCCGCTGCGCCCACCGTCACCCTGAGCGCCACCCCCAACCCCGTGACGGCAGCCGGAGACGTCAAGCTCACGGCGTCCGCCCAGGACGACGTTGGCGTGACCAAAGTCGAGTTCTACAACGGCAGCACCAAGATCTCCGAGGACATGACGGCTCCGTACGAAGCGGTCGTGAGCGTCAATGCCCTGATGAACGGTCAGCGCACCTACACGGCGGTCGCCTATGACGCCGCCGGCCGCAAGACCAGCGCCGATACGGTCGTCACGGTCAACATCACCTCGGCCGCCGCGCCGCTGAAAGTGACGGTCGTCGATCAGAACATCGGCGCGCCCGTCACCGGCAGTACCGTCAGCGTCTACCAGAACGGTCAGTTGCTCGGCAACATTACCACCGACGCCAGCGGCCAGCTGAACCTCAGCGGCCTGCCGGCCGGCAGCTACGACCTCAAGGCCCGCAAGGCTGGCATGGCCGGCTCCGACCTGTACGGTGTCATGGTCGGCACCCAGACCCCCAGCGTTCAGATGGTGCAGCGCCCCGCGTTCGACACCAGCGCCACTACCAACCCCGCCACGTTGGTCGTCACCCGCGCCGACGGCAGCCCCCTGGCCGGCGCGACCTTCACCGGTCAGCTGGACTTCCGCATCAAGACGGCCGCCGATTCTGACCACGTTGGGCCGATCCGCATCGTGTACGCCCAGCTGGGCCGCACCCCGGGCAGCGGCGGCATCACCGCCAGCCCCACCGCCGCCAACTGGAACTACTCGCCCAAGCAGGACGCCCTGGGCGTTGTGGACAGCGGGCCTGTCACCACCACCGGCAACTTCACCGCCGGATTCGGCAGCGCTGCCGGCGAGCAGGTGTACCTCGAGATCATGGCGGTGGACTACAACTACAACTACGTCCGGCACGTCATCCCGGTCAAACTGATCAACGCCGACGCCGCCGCTCAGAACACCGTCGTCGCCCCCACGGCCGCCGCCGCCACCGCTTTCACCCTGAAACAGGAAGGATCCTGGACGACCCCCTACGGCGCCGGAAACGACACCGACGCCGCGCCCAACGGCTCGGGCGTGTTCGTGGAAGTCCGCTGGTGCTACACCAACACCACCGCCACCGCCAAACCCTTCGCGTTCGACGTTGAGCGCAGCAGCGATGGCGCCACCTTCAGCAAGATCGGCACGGTCGGCGGCGGCGCCAGCACCAGCTGCTCGGCCACCAACCAGGCCAGCCGCCCCTTCGCGTACCGTGATACCAGCGCCGAACTGGCCGCCGGCAAGACCTTCACGTACCGCGTGGTGGCCCGCGGCACAAACACCGCCGCCAGCAACACCACCCAGACCACGCCCCTGGCGCAGTTCACGCCCACCTTCATCGCCCCAGCCGATGAAAGCACCGGCGTCTCGGTCAACCCCACCTTCGTGCTGGGCCAGAACCAGACCGCGATCGGTGCGGACGGCGCGGCGTACAACATCCGCGTACGTGACCTGATGACCCTCAGCGGCTACAACCTGCCCGGCAGCGCCTCGAACGCCCTACTGCGCGTCGAAGAAGGCACCGGCGCCACCGGCAACGGCATCCCCGTCGGCCAGTCCCTGGTGTTCACCAGCACTGGCTCCGTATTCGGCAAGCCCACCACGGCCGCCAGCGTCCTGACCGACACCAGCGGCACCTACGTGGCCGCCAAACCCAACCTGATGCCCGTCAACACGACCGCACACACCTTCAGCATGCCCTGGAACGTGCTGGTCGCCACGCCCCTGCAGCCCCTGCGTCCCTACAAGTGGGAACTGTACTCGGGCCTGGCCTACAAGTACGCGCCCAGCGAAGGCAACCGCATCTCGGCCTACTCCGTCTTCACCTGGCCCGCCTCCACCGACGCGCCCGTTCTGCAGACCCGCCCCGTGAACATCAACTGGGACTTCATCACCGGTCAGTAA